In the genome of Nitrospirota bacterium, one region contains:
- a CDS encoding PHP-associated domain-containing protein: protein REGIERRFPDCSRFPVMSGSDAHHPDDIGKRFTWLTVESVLIGEIKKALRRQDGRMAEC, encoded by the coding sequence CCCGGGAGGGAATTGAGAGGCGGTTCCCGGACTGCAGCAGGTTTCCGGTTATGAGCGGCTCCGACGCGCACCATCCCGATGACATCGGGAAGCGCTTCACCTGGCTGACCGTCGAGAGCGTCTTGATCGGGGAGATCAAGAAGGCGCTTCGGCGACAAGACGGCAGGATGGCGGAGTGCTGA
- a CDS encoding ATP-binding protein: MDDLSLHILDIAENSLRADATIIEIDIAREGGLLRIEIIDDGRGMDAETLARVRDPFFTTKHKKTGLGIPLLSQAAELTGGSLAMKSAPGRGTRLAASFGWDHVDRPRIGDMAETILTLIAGHPDRDYIYEERDAEGSFRFDTREIKQDLEKVPISDPAVLNAIRNLLRDNIRLKE, encoded by the coding sequence GTGGATGACCTTTCGCTTCACATCCTGGACATCGCCGAGAATTCGCTCCGTGCCGACGCAACGATCATCGAAATAGACATCGCCCGGGAGGGCGGCCTGCTCCGGATCGAGATCATCGACGACGGCCGGGGGATGGACGCAGAAACGCTTGCCCGTGTCCGGGACCCGTTCTTCACCACGAAGCACAAAAAGACCGGCCTGGGGATCCCGCTTCTGTCCCAGGCAGCGGAATTGACCGGCGGCAGTCTGGCGATGAAATCCGCGCCGGGGAGGGGAACACGGCTGGCCGCGAGCTTCGGCTGGGACCATGTCGACCGGCCCCGCATCGGGGATATGGCGGAAACAATCCTGACCCTGATAGCCGGCCACCCCGACCGGGACTATATATATGAAGAGCGGGACGCCGAGGGGAGCTTCCGGTTCGACACCCGCGAGATCAAACAGGACCTCGAGAAGGTCCCGATTTCCGATCCGGCGGTGCTGAACGCGATCCGGAACCTGCTCCGCGACAACATCCGGCTCAAAGAGTAA